The following proteins are co-located in the Haloplanus sp. HW8-1 genome:
- a CDS encoding SDR family NAD(P)-dependent oxidoreductase → MDGTSAVVTGASRGIGASVAKRLAAEGAHVTCCARRREVVESVVADITDAGGVARAVRADVRDEFDVERLMETAAREGDGIDLVVANAAVNHGDPGSSPLDEESYSRFDDTIRTNLRGVFTTVREALPHLAGDGRILVPSGAVARESTPGMGAYAVSKAGAEALVRGFAADVEQSVAAVDPGYVATDLSGDRGRDPADVAPMFVWAARDAEDVDGEILDLRTWKSATR, encoded by the coding sequence ATGGACGGAACGAGCGCGGTGGTCACGGGTGCGAGTCGAGGGATCGGTGCCAGCGTCGCGAAACGACTCGCCGCCGAGGGCGCACACGTCACGTGCTGTGCGCGGCGACGGGAGGTAGTCGAGTCGGTCGTCGCGGACATCACCGACGCGGGCGGCGTCGCGCGGGCCGTCCGTGCCGACGTACGCGACGAGTTCGACGTCGAGCGCCTGATGGAGACGGCCGCGCGGGAGGGAGACGGCATCGACCTGGTGGTAGCCAACGCCGCGGTCAACCACGGTGATCCGGGATCGAGCCCCCTCGACGAGGAGTCGTACTCCCGGTTCGACGACACGATACGGACGAACCTCCGTGGTGTCTTCACGACGGTTCGCGAGGCCCTACCCCACCTCGCCGGCGACGGCCGGATCCTCGTTCCGTCGGGGGCCGTCGCCCGCGAGTCGACGCCGGGTATGGGGGCCTACGCCGTCTCGAAAGCGGGCGCCGAAGCGCTCGTTCGGGGCTTTGCGGCCGACGTGGAGCAGTCGGTGGCGGCCGTCGATCCCGGCTACGTGGCCACGGATCTGAGCGGCGACAGGGGTCGCGATCCGGCGGATGTGGCCCCCATGTTCGTGTGGGCGGCCCGCGACGCCGAGGACGTCGACGGGGAGATCCTCGACCTCCGGACCTGGAAGTCGGCGACACGGTAG
- a CDS encoding prenyltransferase: MTTGRFGYLLRTSRPRFWLYLAGPVAVGVVYGARSTAALFTPTTLALFGYFLVPANVLLYGVNDVFDADVDAENPKKKRREVRYGGGRLVPGAVGLSAALAGVPLLVTPRLAWPWLAGFLLLGVAYSAPPLRLKTRPPLDSVSNGLYVLPGAAAYAAVAGSQPPLLGIAGGWLWSMAMHTFSAIPDIDPDRRAGIETTATRLGERRTYAYCMACWTLAAVAFALLDVRLGLLLGLYPVAVAAVAASDVDASRAYWWYPALNTAVGTLLTMGGLWRLLYG; the protein is encoded by the coding sequence ATGACGACCGGACGCTTCGGCTACCTGCTTCGGACCTCCCGCCCGCGGTTCTGGCTCTACCTGGCCGGGCCGGTAGCGGTTGGCGTCGTCTACGGTGCGCGCTCGACGGCGGCCCTCTTCACCCCCACGACGCTCGCCCTCTTCGGATACTTCCTGGTTCCCGCAAACGTGCTGCTGTACGGCGTCAACGACGTGTTCGACGCCGACGTGGACGCGGAGAATCCAAAGAAAAAACGGCGGGAAGTCAGATACGGCGGCGGCCGACTCGTTCCGGGTGCCGTGGGGCTCAGTGCGGCGCTCGCGGGCGTCCCCCTGCTTGTCACCCCCCGTCTCGCGTGGCCGTGGCTCGCTGGCTTTCTCCTACTCGGTGTCGCCTACAGCGCGCCGCCGCTCCGCCTGAAGACGCGCCCACCGCTCGACTCCGTCTCGAACGGGCTGTATGTCCTGCCCGGCGCCGCCGCCTACGCGGCCGTCGCCGGGAGTCAGCCACCCCTCCTCGGGATCGCCGGCGGGTGGCTCTGGTCGATGGCGATGCATACCTTCTCCGCGATTCCCGACATCGATCCGGACCGCCGGGCGGGGATCGAGACGACCGCCACCCGCCTCGGCGAGAGACGGACCTACGCCTACTGTATGGCCTGCTGGACGCTCGCCGCCGTCGCCTTCGCTCTCCTCGACGTGCGCCTCGGCCTTCTGCTCGGCCTGTATCCCGTCGCCGTCGCCGCGGTAGCCGCCTCGGACGTCGACGCCTCGCGGGCATACTGGTGGTATCCGGCCCTGAACACCGCCGTCGGTACCCTACTCACGATGGGCGGGCTCTGGAGGCTGCTGTATGGGTAG
- the trpG gene encoding anthranilate synthase component II: MRVLVIDNFDSFTYNLVEYISDHPDPLTGEPIAVEVLKNTASLDEVRAVDPDAIVVSPGPGHPKNDRDVGVTNAVFREVSPTVPTLGVCLGLEAAVYAYGGTVGHAPEPIHGKAYPVDHDGEGAFAGLQQGFRAGRYHSLVATTVPDSFEVTATTTHTDAEGVDHELVMGIRHRDHPIECVQFHPESVLTAAGHDVIDNFLRAARTPDATV, translated from the coding sequence ATGAGGGTCCTCGTGATCGACAACTTCGACTCCTTCACGTACAACCTCGTCGAGTACATCTCGGACCACCCCGACCCGCTGACCGGCGAGCCGATCGCGGTCGAGGTGCTGAAAAACACCGCCAGCCTCGACGAGGTTCGGGCCGTCGATCCGGACGCCATCGTCGTGAGTCCGGGACCGGGACATCCGAAAAACGACCGCGACGTCGGCGTGACCAACGCGGTCTTCCGGGAGGTGAGCCCGACGGTGCCGACCCTCGGGGTCTGTCTCGGCCTGGAAGCGGCCGTCTACGCCTACGGCGGCACGGTAGGACACGCTCCGGAACCGATCCACGGCAAGGCCTACCCCGTCGACCACGACGGCGAGGGCGCCTTCGCCGGACTCCAGCAGGGGTTCCGGGCCGGGCGATACCACTCGCTGGTGGCGACGACCGTCCCCGACTCCTTCGAGGTGACGGCGACGACGACCCACACCGACGCCGAGGGCGTCGACCACGAACTCGTCATGGGGATCCGGCATCGCGACCATCCCATCGAGTGTGTCCAGTTCCACCCCGAGTCGGTGTTGACGGCTGCCGGCCACGACGTGATCGACAACTTCCTGCGGGCGGCCCGGACGCCGGACGCGACGGTCTAA
- the cruF gene encoding bisanhydrobacterioruberin hydratase — MGSEDGGDGSIAASTTTAHRPARAELQTRLDDLIRDNRFTVAVVFPVVGAVLLVGSAEGVLPPPLTFDPLLILLGTLVMRSPLLVGVAPLIDRRAALGVVGLAGYAYTVEFVGLRTGVPYGDFHYAIDLGPTVAGVPIGLPVFFLPLVCNAYLLCLLLLGPRAGAARVRLPAVVGTVVAMDLVLDPGAAALGFWTYPGGGPVYGVPLSNFAGWILSATVTVLVLDAVLDRAALRSRLDACEFALDDLVSFVLLWGAINVYFGNWGAAAVGGLFGLGLLYTDRFDVPAPIRWP, encoded by the coding sequence ATGGGTAGCGAGGACGGCGGCGACGGATCGATCGCAGCCTCGACGACGACTGCGCACCGTCCGGCGCGAGCCGAACTCCAGACCCGCCTCGACGATCTGATCCGCGACAACCGGTTCACCGTGGCGGTCGTGTTTCCGGTCGTCGGGGCCGTCCTCCTCGTAGGGAGCGCCGAGGGCGTCCTGCCGCCGCCGCTGACCTTCGATCCCCTCCTGATTCTGCTCGGAACGCTCGTCATGCGGTCGCCGCTGCTGGTCGGCGTGGCGCCACTGATCGACCGTCGGGCGGCTCTCGGGGTGGTCGGCCTGGCCGGCTACGCCTACACCGTCGAGTTCGTCGGCCTGCGGACCGGCGTCCCCTACGGCGACTTCCACTACGCCATCGACCTCGGGCCGACCGTCGCGGGCGTCCCGATCGGCCTCCCCGTCTTCTTCCTGCCGCTGGTGTGTAACGCCTACCTGCTCTGTCTGCTCTTGCTCGGCCCGCGGGCCGGCGCCGCCCGGGTCCGCCTCCCCGCCGTGGTCGGCACGGTCGTCGCCATGGACCTCGTCCTCGACCCCGGCGCCGCCGCGCTCGGGTTCTGGACCTATCCCGGCGGCGGCCCTGTGTACGGCGTCCCGCTGTCGAACTTCGCGGGGTGGATACTCTCGGCGACGGTGACCGTCCTCGTCCTCGATGCCGTCCTCGACCGAGCGGCGCTACGCTCCCGCCTCGACGCCTGCGAGTTCGCCCTCGACGACCTGGTGAGTTTCGTCCTGCTCTGGGGGGCGATCAACGTCTACTTCGGCAACTGGGGCGCGGCCGCCGTGGGCGGCCTGTTCGGCCTCGGACTGCTCTACACCGATCGCTTCGACGTGCCGGCGCCGATCCGCTGGCCGTAG
- a CDS encoding FAD-dependent oxidoreductase, which translates to MARDPFVVVGGDAAGLSAASKFRRETDRDVVVFERGRWISYAHCGEPYFVEGSVERLTDLLSLSPADVAERGIDLRREHEVVSVAPGDRTVTVRTHDGTVEQPYSELLVATGASATTDPFDTTLDGVFTIHGLDSAAAVDAFLTPAGEYDRGRLGDGPVDEARVDHNAALDPPERAAIVGGGYVGVEMTEALTARGVDVHLFQRSEHVLPPFGTSVGERVESHLADRGVTVHTGRSVEGLIGDGRIEAVAYDGDRLAVDMAVVGIGVEPNAAILDGTGVDRGPGGAVHTDGYGRTSLPAVYAAGDVATARHAVTGEETWVPLGLTANRTGRAVGATVAGDPTPVGDVAGTAVVKAFDMECGRVGLTDEAAARAAGFDPVSATITAGSRSGYYPGGDETTVTLLADRTSGRVLGGAIAGRDRAAVRIDTLATAIGGDLTVGKLERQDLAYAPPFSPVWDPVLVAAKVVNGRLDG; encoded by the coding sequence ATGGCACGCGACCCCTTCGTCGTCGTCGGCGGCGACGCCGCCGGACTGAGTGCGGCCAGCAAGTTCCGACGCGAGACTGACCGCGACGTCGTCGTCTTCGAGCGGGGACGGTGGATCTCCTACGCCCACTGCGGGGAGCCTTACTTCGTCGAAGGCTCCGTCGAACGCCTCACCGACCTCCTCTCGCTGTCCCCCGCCGACGTCGCGGAGCGTGGGATCGACCTGCGCCGCGAACACGAGGTCGTTTCGGTCGCGCCCGGGGACCGGACCGTGACGGTCCGTACCCACGACGGGACCGTCGAACAACCCTACAGCGAGTTGCTGGTGGCGACGGGTGCGAGCGCGACGACCGACCCGTTCGATACGACCCTCGACGGAGTCTTCACGATCCACGGCCTCGACTCGGCGGCAGCCGTCGACGCCTTCCTTACGCCGGCCGGGGAGTACGATCGAGGCCGCCTCGGAGACGGTCCGGTCGACGAGGCGCGGGTCGACCACAACGCCGCGCTCGACCCACCGGAGCGGGCGGCCATCGTCGGCGGCGGATACGTCGGCGTCGAGATGACCGAGGCGCTCACCGCCCGTGGAGTCGACGTCCACCTGTTCCAACGCTCCGAGCACGTCCTCCCCCCGTTCGGTACGTCGGTCGGCGAACGCGTCGAATCCCACCTCGCCGACCGGGGCGTGACGGTTCACACCGGGCGTTCGGTCGAAGGGCTGATCGGTGACGGACGGATCGAGGCGGTCGCGTACGACGGCGACCGCCTCGCGGTCGACATGGCGGTCGTCGGCATCGGCGTAGAACCGAACGCGGCCATCCTCGACGGGACCGGCGTGGATCGGGGACCGGGAGGCGCCGTCCACACCGACGGCTACGGGCGGACGAGTCTGCCGGCCGTCTACGCCGCCGGCGACGTGGCGACCGCGCGCCACGCGGTGACGGGCGAGGAGACGTGGGTCCCGCTGGGACTGACGGCGAACCGGACCGGCCGGGCCGTGGGGGCGACGGTCGCCGGCGATCCCACCCCCGTCGGCGACGTGGCCGGCACGGCGGTGGTAAAGGCCTTCGACATGGAGTGTGGCCGGGTCGGCCTCACGGACGAGGCGGCGGCGCGGGCGGCCGGCTTCGACCCCGTGAGCGCGACCATCACCGCGGGGTCGCGCTCGGGGTACTACCCCGGCGGCGACGAGACGACGGTGACGCTTCTGGCCGACCGGACGAGCGGCCGGGTGCTCGGTGGCGCCATCGCCGGCCGCGACCGAGCGGCGGTCCGTATCGACACGCTGGCGACCGCCATCGGCGGCGATCTGACCGTCGGGAAACTCGAACGCCAGGACCTGGCGTACGCACCGCCGTTCAGCCCGGTCTGGGATCCGGTGCTCGTCGCCGCCAAGGTCGTCAACGGCCGATTGGATGGCTGA
- a CDS encoding adenosylcobalamin-dependent ribonucleoside-diphosphate reductase → MSTHDIDTDEVELPIKRTDGDTLEERLTANAYHNILPARYLRKDADGDLIEDPEDLFPRVAKNIALAEAVFESRKRDVEITVTPDQLKPDHPRRDELAAEVFGAGTTAESDAETTLTEYNVNKFAYETVVPELPDEVRSVVEETRDEFERLMGDLSFMPNSPTLMNAGDELQQLSACFVDSPEDDIDDIHQTAKEAAQVFQSGGGMGYAFWRLRPYGDAVGSTGGIASGPITFMRTFDQMCETIAQGGARRGAQMGVMRISHPDVIQFIHAKNKDVSLAHTLRLNDPDDFTHNSFAAALEEARELIDDEGKVPKHLRNAVEGHLSNFNISVGVTDEFMAALEAGEEFTFTNPRTGEPHVATAETAELYEMFGLGEYVEVGEELSMPAEVIWEDIVEGAHENGEPGVIYLERVNKQHSFDVAEHPEHRILATNPCGEQPLEEYEACNLGHINLSTLVDFDAPDWRVWAEEHEDEYDSEAAAVEAYLDAAIDWEAFDHRIDYGTRFLENVVTMSDFPVDDIEQKVREMRKIGLGVMGLAQLYVQLGIRYGSDTGNEVARQLMTHINHESKWASHELAADRGAFADWDDSKYAAPTKHREWFEHHTGLDADEWAEGFPIRNHNTTTIAPTGTTSMVGNTTGGCEPIYNVAYYKNVSDDVQGDEMLVEFDDYFLRTLEANDIDIDAVKREAQEQMADNAFDGVEGLDTVPDPIGELFVVTGDLSGKQHAAVQCACQEGVDSAISKTCNFPNSATVEDMDEVYRYIYDHGGKGVTVYRDGTRSKQVLTTRAKNTEFADESEAAEALVEQIEDVFGGIEGFLDNEDVQAALDTQLSELLAAADGEREPELGTKRPRPDVLHGVTQRIDTGYGKLYVNINEDDAGRPFELFANIGNSGGFTASFTEALAKTISTALRSGVDPREIASELQGIRSPKVAWDKGEQINSIPDAIGTAMRRYLDGEIDQPYPKQQNLSELEKAEAAAMDEGPEADGGSTAATADDDTADLLAAGESPECPECGSMSLYYSEGCKTCESCGWSEC, encoded by the coding sequence ATGAGTACGCACGACATCGACACCGACGAAGTGGAGCTACCGATCAAACGAACCGACGGGGACACGCTCGAGGAGCGACTCACCGCCAACGCGTATCACAACATTCTGCCCGCGCGCTATCTCCGGAAGGACGCCGACGGCGACCTGATCGAGGACCCCGAAGACCTGTTCCCGCGCGTCGCCAAGAACATCGCCCTCGCCGAGGCGGTGTTCGAGTCGCGCAAGCGGGACGTCGAGATCACGGTCACGCCCGATCAGTTGAAGCCGGATCACCCGCGGCGTGACGAACTCGCCGCCGAGGTGTTCGGGGCGGGCACGACCGCCGAGTCCGACGCCGAGACGACGCTCACCGAGTACAACGTCAACAAGTTCGCCTACGAGACGGTCGTTCCCGAACTTCCCGACGAGGTCAGGTCGGTCGTCGAGGAGACCCGCGACGAGTTCGAACGGCTGATGGGCGATCTCTCTTTCATGCCCAACTCGCCGACGCTGATGAACGCGGGCGACGAACTCCAGCAGCTTTCGGCGTGTTTCGTCGACTCGCCCGAGGACGACATCGACGACATCCACCAGACCGCCAAGGAGGCCGCCCAAGTGTTTCAGTCCGGGGGCGGCATGGGCTATGCCTTCTGGCGGCTCCGCCCCTACGGCGACGCCGTCGGCTCGACCGGCGGCATCGCCTCCGGTCCGATCACGTTCATGCGGACCTTCGATCAGATGTGTGAAACCATCGCGCAGGGCGGCGCACGCCGGGGTGCCCAGATGGGCGTCATGCGGATCTCGCATCCGGACGTCATCCAGTTCATCCACGCCAAGAACAAGGACGTCTCGCTGGCGCACACCCTCCGGCTCAACGACCCCGACGACTTCACCCACAACTCCTTCGCCGCGGCGCTGGAGGAGGCTCGCGAACTCATCGACGACGAGGGGAAGGTGCCGAAACACCTCCGCAACGCCGTCGAAGGCCATCTCTCCAATTTCAACATCTCCGTCGGCGTCACCGACGAGTTCATGGCGGCGCTGGAGGCGGGCGAGGAGTTCACGTTCACCAACCCGCGCACGGGCGAGCCACACGTCGCCACTGCCGAGACGGCGGAACTCTACGAGATGTTCGGCCTCGGCGAGTACGTCGAGGTGGGGGAGGAACTGTCGATGCCCGCCGAGGTCATCTGGGAGGACATCGTCGAGGGCGCCCACGAGAACGGCGAACCCGGCGTAATCTACCTCGAACGCGTCAACAAACAGCACTCCTTCGACGTGGCGGAACATCCGGAGCATCGCATCCTCGCGACCAACCCCTGTGGCGAACAGCCCCTGGAAGAGTACGAGGCCTGCAACCTCGGGCACATCAACCTCTCGACGCTCGTCGACTTCGACGCTCCCGACTGGCGGGTCTGGGCCGAGGAACACGAAGACGAGTACGACTCCGAGGCGGCGGCCGTCGAGGCGTACCTCGACGCAGCCATCGACTGGGAGGCGTTCGATCACCGCATCGACTACGGCACCCGCTTTTTGGAGAACGTCGTCACGATGTCCGATTTCCCGGTCGACGACATCGAGCAGAAGGTCCGGGAGATGCGCAAGATCGGTCTGGGCGTGATGGGGCTGGCACAGCTGTACGTCCAGCTCGGTATCCGCTACGGGAGCGATACGGGCAACGAGGTGGCCCGACAGCTGATGACCCACATCAACCACGAGTCGAAGTGGGCCTCCCACGAACTCGCCGCCGACCGCGGTGCCTTCGCCGACTGGGACGATTCGAAGTACGCCGCGCCCACCAAGCACCGCGAGTGGTTCGAACACCACACCGGGCTCGACGCCGACGAGTGGGCCGAGGGCTTCCCGATCCGCAACCACAACACGACCACCATCGCGCCGACGGGCACGACGTCGATGGTCGGCAACACCACCGGCGGCTGTGAGCCCATCTACAACGTCGCCTACTACAAGAACGTCTCCGACGACGTGCAGGGCGACGAGATGCTCGTCGAGTTCGACGACTACTTCCTGCGGACGCTGGAGGCAAACGACATCGACATCGACGCGGTCAAGCGGGAGGCCCAAGAGCAGATGGCCGACAACGCCTTCGACGGCGTCGAGGGACTCGACACCGTTCCGGACCCCATCGGCGAACTGTTCGTCGTCACCGGCGACCTCTCCGGGAAGCAACACGCCGCGGTCCAGTGTGCCTGTCAGGAGGGCGTCGACTCCGCCATCTCGAAGACCTGCAACTTCCCCAACTCCGCCACGGTCGAGGACATGGACGAGGTGTACCGCTACATCTACGACCACGGCGGCAAGGGCGTGACCGTCTACCGGGACGGCACGCGCTCGAAGCAGGTGTTGACCACCCGCGCGAAGAACACGGAGTTCGCCGACGAGAGCGAGGCCGCGGAGGCCCTGGTCGAGCAGATCGAGGACGTGTTCGGCGGCATCGAGGGCTTCCTCGACAACGAGGACGTCCAGGCGGCCCTCGACACGCAGCTCTCGGAGCTGCTCGCGGCCGCCGACGGCGAGCGCGAACCGGAACTCGGCACCAAGCGCCCCCGGCCGGACGTGCTCCACGGCGTCACCCAGCGCATCGACACTGGCTACGGGAAACTCTACGTCAACATCAACGAGGACGACGCCGGACGGCCGTTCGAGCTGTTCGCCAACATCGGCAACTCCGGTGGCTTCACCGCCTCCTTCACCGAGGCACTGGCCAAGACCATCTCGACGGCCCTCCGCTCGGGCGTCGATCCACGCGAAATCGCCTCCGAACTGCAGGGCATCCGGTCGCCGAAGGTCGCCTGGGACAAGGGCGAACAGATCAACTCCATCCCCGACGCCATCGGGACGGCGATGCGGCGCTACCTCGACGGCGAGATCGACCAGCCCTACCCCAAACAGCAGAACCTCTCGGAACTGGAGAAAGCCGAGGCGGCCGCGATGGACGAGGGTCCGGAAGCCGACGGCGGTTCGACGGCCGCGACGGCCGACGACGACACCGCCGACCTCCTCGCCGCCGGTGAGAGTCCGGAGTGTCCGGAGTGTGGCTCGATGAGCCTCTACTACTCCGAGGGCTGCAAGACCTGCGAGTCCTGTGGCTGGTCGGAGTGCTGA
- a CDS encoding HVO_2523 family zinc finger protein: MPASGGRPCPRCETAMNRRHCKYVCPNHGVVYDCSDTFW; the protein is encoded by the coding sequence ATGCCCGCGTCAGGTGGACGACCCTGTCCCCGCTGTGAGACGGCGATGAATCGTCGTCACTGCAAGTACGTCTGTCCGAACCACGGGGTCGTCTACGACTGCAGCGATACGTTCTGGTGA
- a CDS encoding phytoene/squalene synthase family protein encodes MVSDDGVARGKAIQRRTGKTFHLATRLLPERVREATYVLYAFFRVADEVVDDAEGVPPAEQRAELERLRAAALGEEPTDDPVLAAFADLRERHDIDDDDVNTFVDAMLTDVTKSRYETFEELRTYMDGSAAAVGRMMTAVMDPERPERALPHATALGEAFQLSNFLRDVREDIVERDRIYLPRETLDEYGVDEGDLRNFEMSDDFRRAMERELRRTEELYREGVAGIEYLPADCRFPVLVAAVLYADHHRLIRERNYDVLSATPSIGTPRKLALIARTRWYWLWNRDPETVFRRVSAVPDAPDEPAPERDHTHTRGFGRRLLHGAVEGLRRLT; translated from the coding sequence ATGGTGAGCGACGACGGCGTCGCCCGTGGCAAGGCGATCCAGCGGCGGACCGGCAAGACGTTCCACCTCGCGACGCGCCTCCTCCCCGAGCGGGTTCGCGAGGCGACGTACGTTCTCTATGCCTTCTTCCGGGTTGCCGACGAGGTCGTCGACGACGCCGAGGGCGTCCCGCCGGCGGAACAGCGCGCGGAGTTGGAGCGGTTGCGCGCGGCGGCGCTCGGCGAGGAGCCGACGGACGACCCCGTCCTCGCCGCGTTCGCCGACCTCCGCGAGCGTCACGACATCGACGACGACGACGTGAACACGTTCGTCGACGCGATGCTGACCGACGTGACCAAGAGCCGGTACGAGACCTTCGAGGAGCTACGGACCTATATGGACGGGTCCGCCGCCGCCGTCGGACGGATGATGACGGCGGTGATGGACCCCGAACGGCCGGAGCGAGCGCTCCCCCACGCGACGGCGCTCGGCGAGGCGTTCCAGCTCTCGAATTTCCTCCGGGACGTGCGCGAAGATATCGTCGAACGCGACCGGATCTACCTCCCACGGGAGACACTAGACGAGTACGGCGTTGACGAGGGCGACCTCCGGAACTTCGAGATGAGCGACGACTTCCGACGGGCGATGGAGCGCGAACTCCGCCGGACCGAAGAGCTCTACCGCGAGGGCGTCGCCGGCATCGAGTATCTCCCCGCGGACTGTCGGTTCCCGGTGCTCGTCGCGGCGGTGCTCTACGCCGATCACCACCGTCTCATCCGCGAACGGAACTACGACGTGCTCTCGGCGACGCCGAGCATCGGGACGCCCCGCAAGCTAGCCCTGATCGCCAGAACGCGCTGGTACTGGCTGTGGAACCGTGATCCGGAGACCGTGTTCCGGCGGGTGAGTGCCGTGCCGGACGCCCCGGACGAACCGGCTCCCGAACGCGACCACACCCACACCCGTGGGTTCGGGCGGCGGCTGTTGCACGGAGCGGTCGAAGGGCTCCGGCGGCTGACCTGA
- a CDS encoding phytoene desaturase family protein, which yields MNDSSPVGDADGRSVVVVGSGFGGLSTACYLADAGADVIVLEKNEQLGGRASRLHVDGFRFDMGPSWYLMPDVFEDFFADFGRRPEQYYGLERLDPHYRIFFKDGDRVDLVPDLDANRETFESYEPGAGAALDDYLEQAAYTYDVGMEHFVYEDRSRLREFVDPDVLRYARGLSLLGTMQGHVEDYFDHPKLQQIVQYSLVFLGGAPTNTPALYNLMSHVDFNLGVYYPEGGMGGVVDGIVTMAEELGVDFRVDHPVAEIRGREGAFAVRTDDGREFFPDEVVSNADYAHTEQELLVPEDRQYDADYWESRTYAPSAFLLYLGVEGDVDPLAHHTLVLPTDWDDHFETIFGDDPTWPADPAYYLCVPSETDDTVAPEGHSNLFALVPIAPGLDDGPERREAFRDLLLADIAEHTGVDIRDRIVVEETFAVSEFAERYNSTQGTALGLAHTLRQTSLLRPPHASTEVDGLYFTGSFTTPGIGVPMCLISGRLTAETMADAR from the coding sequence ATGAACGATAGCTCGCCGGTCGGCGACGCCGACGGTCGGTCGGTCGTCGTCGTCGGCAGCGGGTTCGGCGGCCTCTCGACGGCCTGTTATCTCGCCGACGCCGGTGCTGACGTGATCGTCTTGGAGAAAAACGAACAGCTCGGGGGGCGGGCGAGCCGCCTCCACGTCGACGGCTTCCGGTTCGATATGGGACCCTCCTGGTATCTCATGCCCGACGTGTTCGAGGATTTCTTCGCCGACTTCGGACGCCGCCCGGAGCAGTACTACGGTCTCGAACGGCTCGACCCCCACTACCGTATCTTCTTCAAGGACGGCGATCGGGTGGACCTCGTTCCCGACCTCGACGCCAACCGCGAGACCTTCGAGTCCTACGAACCCGGCGCGGGCGCGGCGCTCGACGACTACCTTGAACAGGCCGCCTACACCTACGACGTCGGCATGGAACATTTCGTCTACGAGGACCGCTCCCGGTTGCGCGAGTTCGTCGACCCCGACGTCCTCCGCTATGCCCGCGGCCTCTCCCTGCTCGGGACGATGCAGGGTCACGTCGAGGATTACTTCGACCACCCCAAACTCCAGCAGATCGTCCAGTACTCGCTGGTCTTTCTCGGAGGCGCGCCCACCAACACGCCGGCGCTCTACAACCTGATGAGCCACGTCGACTTCAACCTCGGTGTCTACTACCCCGAGGGCGGCATGGGAGGCGTCGTCGACGGCATCGTCACCATGGCCGAGGAACTGGGCGTCGACTTCCGGGTCGATCATCCAGTCGCGGAGATCAGGGGCCGGGAGGGTGCCTTCGCCGTCCGCACCGATGACGGACGGGAGTTTTTCCCCGACGAGGTCGTCTCGAACGCCGACTACGCCCACACCGAACAGGAACTCCTCGTCCCCGAGGACCGCCAGTACGACGCCGACTACTGGGAGTCACGCACCTACGCCCCCTCGGCCTTTCTCCTCTATCTCGGCGTCGAGGGCGACGTGGACCCGCTGGCTCACCACACGCTCGTCCTCCCGACCGACTGGGACGACCACTTCGAGACCATCTTCGGCGACGATCCGACGTGGCCCGCGGACCCCGCGTACTACCTGTGTGTTCCCTCAGAGACGGACGACACCGTCGCGCCCGAGGGGCACAGCAACCTCTTCGCGCTCGTCCCAATCGCGCCCGGCCTTGATGACGGCCCGGAGCGCCGCGAGGCGTTCCGCGACCTGTTGCTTGCGGACATCGCCGAACACACCGGCGTCGACATCCGCGACCGCATCGTCGTCGAGGAGACTTTCGCTGTCTCCGAGTTCGCCGAGCGATACAACAGCACCCAGGGGACCGCCCTCGGCCTCGCACACACCCTTCGACAGACCTCGCTGCTCCGGCCGCCCCACGCCTCCACCGAGGTCGACGGCCTCTACTTTACCGGATCGTTCACCACTCCCGGCATCGGCGTTCCCATGTGTCTCATCAGCGGCCGCCTGACGGCCGAGACGATGGCTGACGCGCGATGA